One region of Mucilaginibacter sp. 14171R-50 genomic DNA includes:
- a CDS encoding glycoside hydrolase family 3 N-terminal domain-containing protein, with amino-acid sequence MKQKTHCRYYLLFITVFFTQSVLAQKTSFINSLSQQNHWVDSVYKKMSRKERIGQLFYVRAHTNKGKAYEDSVGKVIQDEHIGGVVFFQGGPVRHANLINVYQKLSKVPLLIAMDGEWGLGMRLDSSTSYPYQMTLGAIQDNTLIYKMGQMIGSDFRRLGMHINFAPDMDVNNNPNNPVINYRSFGDNKYNVARKGIAYFTGMQDAGLIVFAKHFPGHGDTNVDSHLALPQLPFTRARLDSLEEYPFREAINAGISGIMIAHMNIPALDTTKNLPSTLSRPIVTGVLKDSLGFKGIVASDAMEMQGVVKDFPNGEADVRAFLAGNDLIELSVNSANGAKLIRKAIRKKKITKEEFEAKVKKLLAAKYWAGLNNYRPTSTANLLSDINRPAAAELFQQLSDAAVTVLKGDSRTLRQDPFKKTAIISIGVDRPTVFQLELSKWYVNSMIFLVGKSTSLTDMNRMLQTLKGFDQVFVSIHDTRTRPASKLDYSSDVKYLIAALAAKPNAVTAVFANPYTIAGLPGIEKSAGIIEAYQKDDALQRSAVKVITGLIKPAGKLPVSVNTFFPTGTGISF; translated from the coding sequence ATGAAACAAAAGACCCACTGCCGCTATTACCTGCTTTTTATAACTGTATTTTTTACCCAAAGCGTATTGGCGCAAAAAACAAGCTTTATAAACTCGTTAAGCCAGCAAAATCATTGGGTTGATTCTGTTTATAAAAAAATGAGCAGGAAAGAGCGCATTGGCCAGTTGTTTTATGTAAGGGCACATACCAACAAAGGCAAGGCATACGAGGATTCAGTGGGCAAGGTGATACAGGACGAGCATATAGGTGGTGTAGTGTTTTTCCAGGGCGGCCCGGTAAGGCATGCCAACCTGATAAACGTTTATCAAAAGCTGTCTAAAGTGCCGCTGCTTATTGCCATGGATGGCGAATGGGGCTTGGGCATGCGGCTGGATTCGTCAACATCGTACCCCTATCAAATGACATTAGGCGCTATACAGGATAATACGCTTATTTATAAAATGGGGCAAATGATAGGTAGTGATTTCAGGAGGCTTGGCATGCACATCAATTTTGCGCCCGATATGGATGTAAATAATAATCCTAACAACCCGGTTATCAATTACAGATCGTTTGGGGATAATAAGTACAATGTGGCACGCAAAGGCATTGCGTATTTCACAGGCATGCAGGATGCCGGCCTTATTGTTTTTGCCAAGCACTTCCCGGGCCACGGCGATACCAACGTAGATTCGCACCTGGCCTTGCCACAACTACCCTTTACCCGCGCCCGTTTAGATTCGTTGGAAGAATACCCTTTTCGCGAAGCGATAAATGCGGGCATAAGTGGCATTATGATAGCCCACATGAACATTCCGGCACTCGATACCACCAAAAATCTGCCGTCAACGCTGTCGCGGCCAATTGTAACCGGCGTGTTAAAAGATTCGCTTGGATTTAAAGGGATAGTTGCCTCCGACGCTATGGAAATGCAGGGTGTTGTAAAAGATTTCCCTAATGGCGAAGCTGATGTAAGGGCTTTTCTCGCAGGTAACGATCTGATCGAATTATCGGTTAACTCTGCAAACGGCGCCAAATTGATACGGAAAGCTATCAGGAAAAAAAAGATAACCAAAGAGGAGTTTGAGGCCAAAGTTAAAAAGCTGCTTGCCGCTAAATACTGGGCCGGGTTAAATAATTATCGGCCGACAAGTACCGCTAATCTGTTAAGCGACATTAACCGACCGGCCGCCGCTGAATTATTTCAGCAACTAAGTGATGCTGCTGTAACCGTGTTAAAGGGCGATAGCCGTACTCTTCGACAGGACCCGTTTAAAAAAACCGCTATCATCAGCATCGGGGTCGACAGGCCAACGGTTTTTCAGCTCGAACTATCTAAGTGGTATGTAAACAGCATGATATTTTTAGTAGGTAAAAGCACCTCGCTTACGGATATGAACCGTATGCTGCAAACGTTAAAAGGGTTTGACCAGGTTTTTGTAAGTATACATGATACCCGTACACGCCCCGCCAGTAAGCTTGATTACAGCAGCGATGTTAAATACCTGATAGCTGCGCTGGCCGCAAAACCAAACGCGGTAACCGCTGTGTTTGCAAACCCGTATACCATAGCAGGGTTGCCAGGCATAGAAAAAAGCGCCGGTATTATCGAAGCGTATCAAAAAGATGATGCCTTGCAGCGTTCGGCAGTAAAGGTAATAACCGGACTAATCAAGCCCGCGGGCAAACTGCCTGTTAGTGTAAATACCTTTTTTCCGACA
- a CDS encoding porin family protein, protein MKKILFMAICLLTVAGSVSAQRYDRRYPRRVIRRPVPVQERYQRRGDNFYQPRVGIAGGVNFSNTVDAYNSDFSTSTIAGLHLGLTFDIPVAYPLSFAPEILFSQKGFRAETTYGEFKQRTNYIDIPLLAKFRLVPGFNFVVGPQLSFLTSTKNIYDDGFNTIYENDYDNRGDKSYISGVIGVGIDLNRNVELRGRYAIDLDKNRSNSGAIPDYRNQVFQLGLGFKFQ, encoded by the coding sequence ATGAAAAAAATTTTATTTATGGCGATATGCCTGCTTACGGTTGCAGGCTCGGTAAGTGCACAACGTTATGACCGCCGCTATCCGCGCAGGGTTATCAGGCGCCCGGTTCCGGTACAGGAAAGATACCAAAGACGGGGAGATAACTTTTACCAGCCCAGAGTTGGAATTGCAGGCGGCGTAAACTTCTCTAACACGGTTGATGCCTATAACTCAGATTTTAGTACAAGTACAATTGCGGGTTTGCATCTGGGGCTTACGTTCGATATCCCCGTGGCGTATCCTTTATCATTCGCGCCCGAAATTTTGTTTTCGCAGAAAGGGTTCCGTGCCGAAACCACCTACGGGGAGTTTAAGCAGCGTACCAATTACATCGATATACCGTTGTTGGCAAAATTTAGGCTTGTTCCCGGATTTAACTTTGTTGTGGGGCCGCAATTAAGCTTTCTTACATCAACCAAAAACATTTACGATGACGGGTTCAACACCATCTACGAAAACGATTATGATAATCGGGGCGACAAAAGCTACATCTCGGGTGTTATTGGTGTGGGGATAGACCTTAACCGTAATGTTGAACTACGCGGCAGATATGCCATAGACCTTGACAAAAACCGCTCAAACAGCGGCGCAATACCCGATTACCGCAACCAG